The following are from one region of the Hymenobacter sp. YIM 151858-1 genome:
- a CDS encoding peptidylprolyl isomerase: MKSFPRLTVAVAALLFLGAAPAAHAQKTETKTKQKAAKPRKKDEVVTLHVTQNGAALGDIRLVLFEQTPLHKANFLKRAEGKLYDGTTFHRVIPGFMVQGGDPNSKDNDPTNDGMGQPNDPRIPAEIRPELRHKRGAVAAARGGGPAGTPSSHAQFYIVQNLNGTPHLDGAYTVFGQVIQGQEVVDKIAQVPRNEIDRPDQDVKMTVEVDKLKKKKITELYGYTYGN; encoded by the coding sequence ATGAAGAGCTTCCCCCGCTTAACCGTTGCTGTGGCCGCCTTGCTGTTTTTGGGTGCCGCCCCGGCTGCACACGCCCAAAAAACAGAAACCAAAACCAAGCAAAAAGCCGCCAAGCCCCGCAAAAAGGACGAGGTGGTAACGCTGCACGTAACCCAAAACGGCGCGGCCCTAGGTGATATCCGGCTGGTGTTGTTCGAGCAGACCCCGCTGCACAAAGCCAACTTCCTGAAGCGCGCCGAAGGCAAACTCTACGACGGCACCACGTTTCACCGCGTCATCCCCGGTTTCATGGTGCAGGGCGGCGACCCGAACTCCAAGGACAACGACCCCACCAACGACGGCATGGGCCAGCCCAACGACCCGCGCATTCCGGCCGAAATCCGGCCCGAGCTGCGCCACAAGCGCGGGGCCGTGGCCGCCGCCCGCGGCGGCGGGCCGGCCGGCACGCCCAGCAGCCACGCGCAGTTTTACATCGTGCAAAACCTCAACGGCACACCCCACCTCGACGGCGCCTATACCGTGTTCGGGCAGGTAATTCAGGGGCAGGAGGTAGTGGATAAAATTGCCCAGGTGCCCCGCAACGAAATAGACCGCCCCGACCAGGACGTGAAAATGACCGTGGAGGTGGACAAGCTCAAGAAGAAGAAGATTACCGAGCTGTACGGCTACACCTACGGTAATTAA
- a CDS encoding SDR family oxidoreductase: MRLLITGANGLLGQKLIGLLHQEPGVELIATSRGSNRLGEVFPNVPFAALDVTNAEQVAQVIGELKPTHVIHTAAMTNVDECELNHEACWLQNVTATENLARTCAALDVHLTHLSTDFIFDGSHGPLTEDATPNPISYYGQSKLAAEQAVQNTPNLRWAIARTVLVYGVLHGGGRTNIVLWVRNSLREGKQIKVVNDQWRTPTLAEDLAQGCWLIAKQSALGIYNISGRELLTPYDIALRVADHFSLDKSLIIEADGSTFTQPAKRPPRTGFIIEKAEKELGYRPHSFTEGIDIVAAQA; encoded by the coding sequence ATGCGTCTTCTCATTACCGGAGCCAACGGCTTGTTGGGCCAGAAACTAATCGGCTTGCTGCACCAGGAGCCCGGCGTGGAGCTGATTGCCACCTCGCGCGGCTCGAACCGCTTGGGCGAGGTATTCCCCAACGTGCCCTTTGCCGCCCTCGACGTAACCAATGCCGAGCAGGTAGCGCAGGTAATCGGCGAGCTGAAGCCCACGCACGTTATCCACACCGCCGCCATGACGAATGTGGACGAGTGCGAACTAAACCACGAAGCCTGCTGGCTGCAAAACGTAACGGCCACCGAAAACCTGGCCCGCACCTGCGCCGCGCTCGATGTGCACCTCACGCACCTGAGCACCGATTTTATCTTCGACGGCTCGCACGGCCCCCTGACGGAGGACGCTACGCCCAACCCCATCAGCTACTACGGCCAAAGCAAACTGGCTGCCGAGCAGGCCGTGCAAAACACGCCCAACCTGCGCTGGGCCATAGCCCGCACCGTGCTGGTGTACGGCGTGCTGCACGGCGGCGGCCGCACCAACATTGTGCTGTGGGTGCGCAACTCGCTGCGCGAAGGCAAGCAGATTAAGGTGGTAAACGACCAGTGGCGCACGCCCACGCTGGCCGAAGACCTGGCCCAGGGCTGCTGGCTGATTGCCAAGCAAAGTGCCCTAGGTATCTATAACATTTCGGGCCGCGAGCTGCTCACGCCCTACGACATTGCCCTGCGCGTAGCCGACCACTTCAGCCTCGATAAGTCGCTTATCATCGAAGCCGACGGCAGCACCTTTACGCAGCCCGCCAAGCGCCCGCCGCGCACCGGCTTCATCATCGAGAAAGCCGAAAAGGAGCTAGGCTACCGCCCGCACTCGTTCACCGAAGGCATCGACATCGTAGCCGCCCAGGCCTAA